A region from the Hippopotamus amphibius kiboko isolate mHipAmp2 chromosome 15, mHipAmp2.hap2, whole genome shotgun sequence genome encodes:
- the OTULIN gene encoding ubiquitin thioesterase otulin translates to MSRGTMPQPGAWRGASCAEKPAREAGAAAPEGGKAAAGGQPRAAVRCPAEHEEDMYRAADEIEKEKELLVHERGSSEPRLSVAPEMDIMDYCKKEWRGNTQKATCMKKGYEEVSQKFTSIRRVRGDNYCALRATLFQAMSQPAALPSWLQDPELTLLPEKLISKYSWIKQWKLGLKFEGKSEDLVDKIKESLTLLRKKWTGLAELRTAEARQVACDELFTNEEEEYSLYEAVKFLMLNRAIELYDDKEKGKEVPFFSVLLFARDTSNDPGQLLRNHLNQVGHTGGLEQVEMFLLAYAVRHTIQVYRLSKYSTEEFITVYPTDPPRDWPVVTLIAEDDRHYNIPVRVCEETSL, encoded by the exons ATGAGTCGGGGAACGATGCCTCAGCCCGGAGCGTGGCGGGGGGCGAGCTGTGCCGAGAAGCCGGCGCGGGAGGCGGGGGCCGCGGCGCCGGAGGGCGGGAaggcggcggccggcgggcagCCTCGGGCCGCCGTGCGGTGCCCGGCCGAGCA CGAGGAGGACATGTATCGTGCGGCGGatgaaatagaaaaggagaaagaattacTTGTACATGAAAGAGGGTCATCAG AACCCAGATTAAGTGTAGCTCCTGAAATGGATATCATGGACTACTGCAAAAAAGAATGGAGGGGAAATACGCAAAAAGCAACATGTATGAAAAAG GGCTACGAGGAGGTGTCTCAGAAGTTCACGTCCATCAGGCGAGTCCGCGGAGATAATTACTGCGCACTGAGGGCCACGCTGTTCCAGGCCATGAGCCAGCCGGCTGCGCTGCCCTCCTGGCTGCAGGACCCGGAGCTCACACTG TTACCAGAAAAACTCATAAGCAAATACAGCTGGATCAAGCAGTGGAAGCTTGGACTGAAATTTGAGGGGAAGAGCGAGGACCTGGTTGATAAGATTAAAGAGTCCCTCACGTTACTGAGGAAGAAG TGGACAGGCTTGGCTGAACTGAGAACTGCCGAAGCAAGGCAGGTAGCTTGTGATGAACTGTTCACGAATGAAGAAGAGGAGTACAGCCTCTATGAAGCTGTAAAATTTCTAATGCTAAACAGAGCCATTGAACTATATGAtgataaagagaagggaaaggaagtaccgtttttctctgtgcttctgtttgcTCGGGATACGTCAAATGATCCTGGACAGCTGTTGAGGAATCACCTAAACCAGGTGGGACACACTGGTGGCCTTGAACAG GTTGAGATGTTCCTTCTCGCCTACGCCGTGCGCCACACCATCCAGGTGTACCGGCTCTCCAAGTACAGCACTGAAGAGTTCATCACCGTCTATCCCACCGACCCCCCCAGGGACTGGCCCGTGGTGACCCTGATCGCCGAGGATGACCGCCACTACAACATCCCCGTCAGGGTGTGTGAGGAGACGAGTCTGTGA